One genomic segment of [Phormidium] sp. ETS-05 includes these proteins:
- a CDS encoding UvrD-helicase domain-containing protein produces MTKDKLTLEAQREQAKQRLREGLRSGQREMADWRGGPLAVSAVPGAGKSKGMADAAALTLAARNLSGFSSQGDLVVVTFTRSAAANIKAKIREALKQLLVPPRGFFVYTLHGLAFHIAVQHPQISGISSEEVTVISPNKSNQLIKTCVEKWITAHPRHYQLLVEINFDGEETERLRRMSVLRTEVLPELATTVIHEAKSSGLLPGKLRELAAQVPPDEYQVMEIAAGLYTEYENLLRARQVIDYDDMIIAGERVLDNPEARKIWQQKILAVFEDEAQDSTPLQTKLLEILATDPENPDAPPNLIRVGDPNQAINSTFTPADPIYFRRFCEECQKEGRFARMDRAGRSSQIIIDAANFMLHWVNNRRAKISDEGDNYLGGGRSRELNRKDNSNTKRETPFEPQDIKSVSAGDPQKMLTRLPRGWDWKFTLPEIFIIRWS; encoded by the coding sequence GTGACAAAAGACAAATTGACATTAGAAGCACAGCGGGAGCAGGCGAAACAACGCCTGCGGGAGGGGTTACGTTCTGGACAGCGAGAGATGGCGGACTGGCGGGGTGGTCCTTTGGCAGTTTCTGCCGTTCCCGGAGCGGGAAAGTCTAAGGGGATGGCGGATGCGGCGGCTCTTACCCTGGCGGCGAGAAATTTGTCGGGTTTCTCTTCTCAGGGGGATTTGGTTGTGGTGACTTTTACCCGATCGGCTGCTGCTAACATCAAAGCTAAAATCCGAGAAGCCCTTAAACAGTTGCTCGTACCACCAAGGGGGTTTTTTGTCTATACCCTCCACGGTTTAGCGTTCCATATTGCTGTCCAACATCCCCAAATCTCCGGTATCAGTTCCGAGGAAGTAACTGTAATCTCACCCAACAAGAGCAATCAATTAATCAAAACTTGCGTGGAAAAGTGGATAACAGCCCATCCCCGCCACTATCAATTACTGGTAGAAATTAATTTTGACGGGGAAGAGACGGAAAGACTGCGGCGGATGTCTGTATTACGCACAGAAGTTTTACCAGAATTGGCCACTACAGTCATTCACGAGGCGAAATCTTCCGGTTTATTGCCAGGGAAGTTGCGGGAGTTGGCGGCACAAGTGCCCCCAGATGAGTATCAAGTTATGGAAATTGCGGCGGGACTTTATACAGAATACGAAAATCTCCTCAGAGCCAGACAGGTTATTGATTATGATGATATGATTATCGCCGGTGAGCGGGTTTTAGATAACCCGGAAGCGAGGAAAATTTGGCAGCAGAAAATTTTGGCTGTGTTTGAAGATGAAGCCCAAGACTCGACCCCGTTACAAACCAAACTCCTAGAAATCCTCGCCACTGACCCGGAAAATCCCGATGCCCCACCTAATTTAATCCGGGTTGGCGACCCGAATCAAGCGATTAACTCTACTTTTACTCCCGCTGACCCGATTTATTTTCGCCGTTTCTGTGAGGAATGCCAAAAGGAAGGCCGGTTTGCTCGTATGGATAGGGCGGGACGCAGTAGCCAAATTATTATTGATGCGGCTAATTTTATGCTGCATTGGGTAAATAATCGCAGGGCGAAAATCAGCGATGAGGGAGATAATTATCTGGGCGGGGGTAGGAGCCGCGAGCTAAACAGAAAAGATAATTCAAATACAAAACGCGAGACGCCGTTTGAGCCGCAGGATATTAAATCTGTGTCAGCGGGAGACCCGCAAAAGATGCTAACCCGGCTCCCACGGGGTTGGGATTGGAAATTTACACTCCCAGAGATATTTATCATACGGTGGAGTTGA
- a CDS encoding glycosyltransferase has translation MTKGKLRLIVQGWRHIPHSYAIINQFLLLEMLRHPQLEVWHQDAPYLSPDWQPVPGLLGPEAAAVLDSLETGFLNVPPSPSPVSPDALWRVYCPFNLSSFSPPDHRGLGDAKRTGVFVCVEWGILEKAVLRGMGVSFLTAAQANSDAIIITPSHWSKEGLLRSGADPSKLAVVPLGVDTSIYHPADAAQRELWRQQLGLEGCFVFLNVGLMCGSSQGIGLLLKAFAIVAQKYPHVRLLLKGRDALFPSREALVNISRRVLTDREAAFISERITYIGDNLSSPELARLYQAADAYISPYLAEGFNLPVLEAAACGLPVICTQGGPTDDFTHPDFTLYIPSQRKTIILPEEDQGLAVIPDKDSLIALMEAALDTKITTKARQTGPAWVQQRFTWKHTLSQLLNILAPDMSLSPPSQTQISQPVTTRSLVVEGWRFLPHSYAIANQYQLLELRQRPQIQLFHRDVPYLKSSWQPNINLFDADTAAKLNQIPPPPPNHFADVILRMAIPYNFKPGNAQRTAVFCTTEAGIVTKSMLAGIGVASFPEALNNETIIITPSHWSKSGFLRSGAPADRVFVVPLGVDTDIYKPLPPSDRQTLRQQMGIENCFVFLNIGILSDNKGIRPLLKAFAAIAEHYPQARLVFKGAEPLFESTQFLTDAAQSVLNDAEIALVEPRLAYIGKSLSAAEIIRLYQAADAYVSPYLAEGFNMPVLEAAACGLPVICTQGGSTDDFTHPDFALPIDSRLNQLKFGEDNLWLLYPDLDSLIHQMNVIIESDSYRQQARRNGPEFVRQHFTWKQVVDKLLDVL, from the coding sequence ATGACCAAGGGCAAATTACGCCTTATTGTCCAGGGATGGAGACACATCCCCCATTCCTATGCCATTATCAATCAATTTCTGCTCCTGGAAATGCTCCGCCACCCGCAGCTAGAGGTTTGGCATCAGGACGCCCCCTATCTTAGCCCAGACTGGCAACCCGTCCCAGGGCTCCTCGGTCCCGAAGCCGCCGCCGTTTTGGACAGCCTAGAAACCGGGTTTCTCAACGTCCCCCCGTCCCCCTCCCCCGTCTCCCCTGACGCTCTCTGGCGGGTTTACTGTCCTTTCAACCTTTCCTCCTTTTCGCCCCCCGATCATCGGGGGTTGGGGGATGCCAAACGCACAGGAGTATTTGTCTGCGTGGAATGGGGAATATTAGAAAAAGCAGTGTTGCGGGGGATGGGAGTTTCCTTCCTCACAGCAGCACAGGCTAACTCTGATGCTATTATCATCACACCGTCCCACTGGTCCAAAGAAGGGTTACTGCGCAGTGGAGCCGACCCGAGTAAATTGGCAGTTGTCCCCCTAGGGGTTGATACCAGCATTTATCACCCCGCCGATGCGGCCCAAAGGGAGTTATGGCGGCAACAGTTAGGTTTAGAAGGATGCTTCGTCTTTTTGAATGTGGGGTTAATGTGCGGTAGTTCCCAGGGAATAGGGTTACTGCTCAAGGCTTTTGCCATAGTCGCCCAAAAATATCCCCACGTCAGACTATTGTTAAAAGGTCGAGATGCTCTGTTTCCCTCGCGAGAAGCTCTGGTAAACATCAGCCGCCGGGTACTCACGGATAGAGAAGCGGCTTTTATCTCAGAGCGGATAACCTACATCGGTGATAACTTATCTAGTCCAGAACTGGCTCGCCTTTACCAAGCCGCCGACGCCTACATCTCCCCCTACCTCGCCGAAGGCTTCAACCTGCCAGTTTTGGAAGCCGCCGCCTGCGGTTTACCCGTTATCTGCACTCAAGGCGGTCCCACGGATGACTTTACTCATCCTGATTTTACCCTTTATATCCCCAGCCAGCGTAAAACCATCATCCTCCCAGAAGAAGACCAAGGACTAGCCGTTATCCCGGATAAAGATAGTTTAATCGCTCTGATGGAGGCGGCCCTAGATACTAAAATTACTACTAAAGCTCGCCAAACCGGTCCGGCGTGGGTGCAGCAGCGTTTCACCTGGAAACATACTCTTTCTCAACTGTTAAATATTCTTGCTCCAGATATGTCACTGTCTCCCCCCAGTCAAACTCAGATATCCCAGCCAGTCACTACCCGCAGCCTGGTGGTGGAAGGTTGGCGATTTTTACCCCATTCCTACGCGATCGCCAACCAATATCAGCTCCTGGAACTGCGCCAACGTCCCCAAATTCAGCTTTTCCATCGGGATGTCCCCTATTTAAAATCCTCTTGGCAACCAAACATCAACCTATTTGATGCCGATACTGCCGCGAAATTAAATCAAATTCCCCCGCCACCACCTAATCACTTTGCCGATGTGATACTGCGCATGGCTATCCCCTATAATTTTAAACCGGGCAATGCTCAACGCACAGCAGTATTTTGCACCACGGAAGCAGGCATCGTCACCAAATCAATGCTCGCCGGGATAGGGGTGGCCTCGTTTCCCGAAGCTCTCAACAATGAGACTATCATTATCACCCCTTCCCATTGGTCAAAATCCGGGTTTCTCCGCAGTGGTGCCCCAGCCGATCGCGTTTTTGTCGTGCCTCTCGGAGTGGATACGGATATCTACAAACCCCTGCCCCCATCAGACCGGCAAACATTGCGGCAACAAATGGGGATAGAAAATTGTTTCGTGTTTTTAAATATCGGCATTTTATCCGATAATAAAGGTATCCGTCCCCTGTTAAAGGCTTTTGCCGCCATTGCGGAACACTATCCCCAAGCTAGGTTAGTCTTTAAAGGAGCGGAGCCTTTATTTGAATCCACCCAATTTTTAACCGATGCGGCTCAGTCTGTCCTCAACGATGCAGAAATTGCCCTAGTAGAACCGCGCCTCGCCTATATCGGCAAAAGCCTATCAGCGGCGGAAATCATTCGCCTCTATCAAGCGGCGGATGCTTATGTTTCTCCTTATTTAGCCGAAGGGTTTAATATGCCAGTTTTGGAGGCTGCAGCTTGCGGTTTACCCGTTATCTGCACTCAAGGCGGTTCTACCGATGATTTCACTCATCCAGATTTTGCTTTACCCATAGATAGCCGTCTTAATCAATTGAAATTCGGTGAAGATAATTTATGGTTATTATATCCTGATTTAGATAGTTTAATTCACCAAATGAATGTTATTATAGAATCGGATAGTTATCGGCAACAAGCCCGCCGCAATGGCCCAGAATTTGTCCGGCAGCATTTTACCTGGAAACAGGTAGTAGATAAATTACTGGATGTTTTGTAG